From Nocardioides faecalis:
GCGCCAGGACGCCGTCGCGGTCGGTGTAGGCCTCGGTGACGAGCTCGACGAGGCCGGCGGGCCCGCACAGCCAGGTGTCGGTGTTGCGGAAGTCCGGCACCAGTCGCCGCAGCTCGAGCTCGTTGAAGGTCTCCTCGCCGTGACGCAGGTGGACGTCGACGCCGTTGTCGGCGGCGGCGATGGCGGCCAGCTCCTCGGCGAAGATCTGGTCCTCGGGGCTGCGGGCGTAGTGCAAGAAGGTCACCCGCCGGCCGGCGTGGCCGTCGTACCCGTCGCGCAGCAGGGTGCGGACCATGGACATGGCCGGGGTGATGCCGGACCCGCCGGTGAGGAACAGCAGGTGGTTGGCCGTGGGGGTCGCGGGGCTCTCGGCGAGGGTGAACTCGCCCTGGGCCTGCGAGAGGTGCAGGATCATGCCCGGCCGCGCTTCGCTGACGAGGTACGAGGAGACCTGTCCCTCGGCGTGGGCGCGGATGGTGAGCGTAATCTGCTCGCCGGGCGCCGAGGCGGGCGAGGAGATCGAGAACGCGCGGGTGAGGCGGCGGGCGGAGCCGGGCAGCTCGACGCCGACGAGGACGTGCTGGCCGGCGCGGTGCCCGCGCCAGCTGGTGGTGGGCTGCAGGGTCAACGTGGCGACGGGCGCGGCGTCCGAGGACGGGTTCTCCCGGTGCACCGAGACGATGCGCGCGCGGACGTCGTGCGCGGCCCACATGGGGTGGAAGCGCTCGAGGTAGCGGTCCACGCCGTGCGGCGTGGTCAGGGCGGCGGTGAGCCGGGAGCGGAGCACGCCGTCGAGCACCCGCCGCGTCACCGGGAGCCGGGAGCCGGGATTCGCAGGCACTGCCTGCTCGGGGATGAGCGCGGTCATCGCGCCTCCTTCGGATTTCAGTGTACGTGCGTACACCGAAAACAGTACGCAGAGCCGGGCGTCGTTCAACGCCTCGGCCACGTGACAGTGGACACATGTGCACTGCTCGTAGGATGGAGGCGTGACGGTGCCGCGGCTGGAGCAGAAGGAGCGGACCCGGCGCGCCATCCTGGACGCGGCGCTGGGCCTGTCCGACGAGTCCACCCTCCTCGCGCTGTCCCTGCGGCAGGTCGCCAAGGAGGTCGGCATCGTGCCGACGGCGTTCTACCGTCACTTCGACTCGATCGAGGAGCTCGGCCTCACCCTGGTCGAGGAGTCCCTGGACACGCTGCGCACCCTGCTGCGTGCGCTGCGCCGCGGCGCGGGCGCGGACTACCGGACGATCATCGACGGGTCCGTCACGGTCCTCGTCGAGCAGGTGCGCCAGCACCACGCCCACTTCGGCTTCATCGCTCGCGAGCGGTTCGCCGGGCCGCCGGCGGTGCGCGCCGCCATCGAGCACGGCATCGACCTGGCGGAGAAGGAGCTGGCGGCCGACCTGGCCCAGCTGCCGGGTACCGACCAGTGGAGCGCACGCGACCGCGAGATGCTGTCGGGCCTCATCGTGGGCGCGATGGTGTCGACCGCCGAGCGCCTGATCTCGGTGGCCCCGTCCTCGCCGGACGAGGAGCGGATCGCCGAGACCACCCGGACCCAGCTGCGAATGCTCCTGGTCGGCGCCATCAACTGGCGCTCCCAGCCCGACTGAGCGCGGGGTTCAGTCCGGGTCAGTGCGGCGCGGGGGCGCCCTCGGGCGCGTCCACCTTCGCCGGCAGCAGCAGCGCGAGCCCCACCACGACGACGCCGATCACGGCCCCGGCCGCGAACGCCCACTGCAGCCCGCCCATGAAGGCGTCCGCGGGCGCGGCGCCGGACGCCGCCAGGTGCTCCGAGCGTCCGTCGAGGATGACCACGAGCAGGGCCGTGCCCAACGCGCCGGCCACCTGCTGCAGAGTGCCGAGCAGGGAGCTGCCGTGCGAGTACAGGTGCGGCGCCAGGTCGGCGAGCCCGATGGTGAACACCGGAGTGAAGATCATCGCCAGGGTCACCATCAGGCCCACGTGCAGCGCCAGGATGAGCGCGTACGGCGTATCGGTGCCGATCCGGCTGAGACCGAACAGGAAGGCCACCATCCCGATCGAGCCCGGGATCACGAGCGGCCGTGAACCCACGCGGTCGTAGATGCGCCCCACCGTCGGGCCGAGCAGGCCCATCGCGACACCACCCGGCATGACCAGCAGGCCCGTCTCCAGCTCCGAGAGGCCGCGCAGGTTCTGCAGGTAGAGCGGGAGCAGGATCATCGAGCCGAGGAAGGCCATGAAGCCCGCGGACATCAGCAGCAGCGAGATCGCGTAGTTGCGGTGGCGCAGGGTGCGCAGGTCCATCAG
This genomic window contains:
- a CDS encoding TetR family transcriptional regulator — protein: MTVPRLEQKERTRRAILDAALGLSDESTLLALSLRQVAKEVGIVPTAFYRHFDSIEELGLTLVEESLDTLRTLLRALRRGAGADYRTIIDGSVTVLVEQVRQHHAHFGFIARERFAGPPAVRAAIEHGIDLAEKELAADLAQLPGTDQWSARDREMLSGLIVGAMVSTAERLISVAPSSPDEERIAETTRTQLRMLLVGAINWRSQPD
- a CDS encoding flavin reductase family protein — protein: MTALIPEQAVPANPGSRLPVTRRVLDGVLRSRLTAALTTPHGVDRYLERFHPMWAAHDVRARIVSVHRENPSSDAAPVATLTLQPTTSWRGHRAGQHVLVGVELPGSARRLTRAFSISSPASAPGEQITLTIRAHAEGQVSSYLVSEARPGMILHLSQAQGEFTLAESPATPTANHLLFLTGGSGITPAMSMVRTLLRDGYDGHAGRRVTFLHYARSPEDQIFAEELAAIAAADNGVDVHLRHGEETFNELELRRLVPDFRNTDTWLCGPAGLVELVTEAYTDRDGVLAPRLRMEFFKPLVARAARGDQDVTGEVAFARSGLSAPADGTSLLEQAEALGLSPEHGCRMGICFSCTRTKVAGTTRNLLTGEESSLPDEEIRICVTAAAGDCQIDL